In Caproiciproducens sp. NJN-50, the following are encoded in one genomic region:
- the hgdB gene encoding (R)-2-hydroxyglutaryl-CoA dehydratase subunit beta — protein sequence MAIAERLAEFRKIADSPKAQLDRYKAKGVKAVGVMPYFAPEELVFAAGMFPVGMWGSNTKTISRAKEYCASFYCSLVQLDLEMLLDGTLDGLDAVITPTCCDTLRPNSQNIKVAMKDKMKVIFLAHPQNRFPECGVKYAESRYKKMRAELDEVSGGKMTDEDILNAIKVYNRSRAARREFVRLAGEHPEAVSAVMRSGVLKASYFMRKDEYTGKLEALNEELRALSDSDWKGVRIVTSGIICDNPELLKILDENNCAIVADDVAHETRSFRCDCPEDDADPIHALAIQFKNQDYDVLLYDQYSNKNRRGEYVAQLCRDRKADGLVLFMQQFCDPEEMEYPCLKKALDAEKIPHIRLGIDHQMRDFGQARTAIQAFADALS from the coding sequence ATGGCGATTGCGGAAAGATTGGCGGAATTCAGAAAAATTGCCGACAGCCCGAAGGCGCAGCTGGACCGATACAAGGCGAAGGGCGTGAAAGCCGTAGGCGTCATGCCTTACTTCGCCCCGGAAGAGTTGGTCTTTGCCGCCGGGATGTTCCCCGTGGGAATGTGGGGTTCCAATACCAAGACGATCTCCCGAGCCAAGGAATATTGCGCGAGCTTCTACTGCTCTCTGGTCCAGCTCGACCTTGAAATGCTTCTGGACGGCACTTTGGACGGCCTTGACGCCGTGATCACCCCTACCTGCTGCGATACGCTCCGCCCCAATTCCCAGAACATCAAGGTCGCCATGAAGGACAAGATGAAAGTCATCTTCCTTGCGCATCCCCAGAACCGTTTTCCCGAATGCGGCGTCAAATACGCCGAATCCCGCTACAAAAAGATGCGCGCGGAACTGGACGAGGTCTCGGGCGGAAAAATGACCGACGAAGACATCCTGAACGCGATCAAGGTTTACAACCGTTCCCGCGCGGCCCGGCGCGAATTCGTCCGGCTGGCGGGCGAGCACCCGGAGGCCGTTTCGGCAGTGATGAGAAGCGGCGTTTTGAAGGCGTCCTATTTCATGCGGAAGGACGAATACACCGGCAAGCTGGAGGCTCTGAATGAAGAGCTGAGAGCGCTTTCCGATTCGGACTGGAAGGGCGTCAGAATCGTTACTTCCGGAATTATCTGCGACAACCCCGAGCTTTTGAAAATCCTCGATGAAAACAATTGCGCGATTGTCGCCGACGACGTTGCGCATGAAACGCGTTCCTTCCGCTGCGATTGCCCCGAAGACGATGCCGATCCGATCCACGCGCTGGCGATCCAGTTTAAAAACCAGGATTACGACGTGCTCCTTTACGATCAGTATTCGAACAAGAACCGCCGCGGGGAGTATGTCGCCCAACTGTGCAGGGACCGCAAAGCCGACGGCCTGGTCCTTTTCATGCAGCAGTTCTGCGATCCCGAAGAGATGGAGTATCCCTGCCTGAAGAAGGCTTTGGATGCGGAGAAGATTCCTCACATCCGTCTGGGGATCGATCATCAGATGCGTGATTTTGGCCAGGCGAGAACTGCGATTCAGGCGTTTGCCGACGCTCTGAGTTAA
- a CDS encoding 2-hydroxyacyl-CoA dehydratase subunit D: MDDKKTDQAPVTAAAAPVKKKKTQSPGVLALQKVVNDVYQAARDAKAAGKLVGWSSSKFPCEIAETFDLNVVYPENQAAGIAAHHDDGRLCTIAEDAGYDADICSYARINLAYAMGNETTNEARRMPMPDFVLCCNNICNCMTKWYENLARIHNIPLIMVDIPYSNQPEVDEDFVAYVRGQFDLAIGQLEDLTGRKFDEEKFKQVCGYSNRTANAWLKVCNYLQYKPSPMSGFDLYNHMADVVTARGKKETAEAFELLASELEENLKSGKSTLPFPEQHRIMMEGIPPWPHLRELFKPLKEHGLNVTAVVYAPAFAFRFNDVDGMARSYAVAPNSVCLEKGVDWRSQLCRDNKVDGALVHYNRACKAWSGYMPEMQRRWQDELGIPVVGYDGDQADGRNFNAAQYETRVQALAEAMEEADRKKESGK, encoded by the coding sequence ATGGATGATAAGAAGACGGATCAGGCGCCGGTCACGGCGGCTGCCGCTCCGGTCAAGAAGAAAAAAACACAGTCTCCCGGCGTTTTGGCTTTGCAGAAAGTCGTCAATGATGTTTATCAGGCGGCCCGCGACGCGAAGGCGGCGGGGAAGCTCGTCGGATGGTCTTCGTCCAAATTTCCCTGCGAAATTGCCGAAACCTTCGATTTGAATGTCGTTTACCCTGAGAATCAGGCCGCGGGAATCGCCGCGCATCACGATGACGGGCGCCTCTGCACGATCGCCGAGGACGCGGGTTATGACGCCGACATCTGCTCTTATGCGCGGATCAATCTCGCCTATGCGATGGGGAATGAAACGACGAACGAGGCAAGGCGGATGCCCATGCCCGACTTTGTCCTCTGCTGCAACAATATCTGCAACTGCATGACGAAATGGTATGAGAATCTGGCCCGGATCCACAATATTCCGCTGATCATGGTCGATATTCCCTATTCGAACCAGCCTGAGGTCGACGAAGACTTTGTGGCTTATGTCCGCGGCCAGTTCGATCTTGCGATCGGGCAGCTGGAAGATCTGACAGGCAGGAAGTTTGACGAAGAAAAATTCAAACAGGTATGCGGATACTCGAACCGCACGGCGAACGCGTGGCTGAAGGTCTGCAATTACCTGCAGTATAAGCCCTCGCCGATGTCCGGCTTCGATCTGTACAACCACATGGCGGACGTCGTCACCGCCCGCGGGAAAAAGGAAACGGCGGAAGCGTTCGAACTGCTGGCGTCCGAGCTGGAGGAGAACCTGAAATCCGGCAAATCCACCCTTCCTTTCCCGGAGCAGCACAGGATCATGATGGAGGGCATCCCGCCGTGGCCGCATCTGCGCGAGCTGTTCAAGCCTCTGAAAGAGCACGGGTTGAACGTTACGGCCGTCGTGTACGCGCCCGCGTTTGCGTTCCGGTTCAACGACGTCGACGGCATGGCGCGCTCCTATGCGGTGGCCCCCAACAGTGTCTGCCTCGAAAAGGGCGTCGACTGGCGTTCGCAGCTGTGCAGGGACAACAAGGTGGACGGGGCCCTTGTCCATTACAACAGGGCCTGTAAAGCCTGGTCCGGCTACATGCCCGAGATGCAGCGCCGCTGGCAGGATGAGCTCGGGATCCCGGTTGTCGGCTACGACGGCGATCAGGCCGACGGCAGGAACTTCAACGCGGCCCAGTATGAAACCCGCGTGCAAGCTCTCGCCGAGGCGATGGAAGAGGCAGACAGGAAAAAGGAGAGTGGCAAGTGA
- the hgdC gene encoding (R)-2-hydroxyglutaryl-CoA dehydratase activase HgdC, giving the protein MSTLYTMGIDIGSTASKCIVMKDGRDIVGKSLISVGAGTSGPGRAVAGVLEDCGLKREDMGFILATGYGRNSLEIADKQMSELSCHARGAYFLFPNVHTVIDIGGQDAKVIHIGENGVLVNFAMNDKCAAGTGRFLDVMARVLEVEVGDLAELGAESKNRVEISSTCTVFAESEVISQLAKGSDKCDIIDGIHRSIAGRVGGLARRVGIRPDVVMTGGVARNYGVLHALEKELGTEIGTSPLAQYNGALGAALFAFDQCR; this is encoded by the coding sequence ATGAGTACGCTTTATACGATGGGAATCGACATCGGCTCGACAGCCTCGAAGTGTATCGTTATGAAAGACGGGAGGGACATTGTCGGCAAATCCCTGATTTCCGTCGGCGCCGGGACCAGCGGTCCCGGCAGGGCCGTCGCAGGGGTGCTGGAAGACTGCGGCCTGAAACGGGAGGACATGGGCTTTATTTTGGCGACGGGATACGGCAGGAATTCCCTGGAGATCGCGGATAAGCAGATGAGCGAACTGAGCTGCCATGCGCGCGGCGCTTATTTCCTTTTTCCGAACGTACATACGGTGATCGATATCGGCGGGCAGGACGCGAAAGTGATTCACATTGGCGAAAACGGGGTCCTTGTCAACTTTGCCATGAACGACAAATGCGCCGCGGGAACCGGGAGATTTCTGGATGTAATGGCGCGGGTGCTGGAAGTTGAGGTCGGCGATCTTGCGGAGCTCGGGGCAGAATCCAAAAACCGGGTCGAAATCAGCTCGACCTGCACTGTCTTCGCCGAATCGGAGGTGATCTCTCAGCTTGCGAAGGGATCGGACAAATGCGATATTATCGACGGAATTCACCGGTCTATCGCAGGGCGTGTGGGAGGGCTTGCCCGGCGTGTCGGCATCCGGCCGGATGTTGTCATGACGGGCGGCGTCGCCCGGAATTACGGAGTGCTGCACGCGCTGGAAAAAGAGCTGGGCACGGAGATCGGCACTTCCCCGCTGGCCCAGTACAACGGCGCGCTCGGCGCCGCGCTGTTTGCTTTCGATCAATGCCGGTAA
- a CDS encoding NAD(P)-dependent oxidoreductase gives MSIYDIMHFEALGAESEHLDEETKKAQREGKLPKGLKYLITPDNLQDYLKKNPETVLPDIITTKTHSVLPPDYLAGKKKSIITRSAGYDHFEQLAGAANITSLREYCINAVAQTAIKFLYAAAGCLNHYTTNTINFERNKSVSFMELNENRIATVFGVGKIGKRVYELAEANGLKAQAVDVRQGELDSLYHHSVHFVTKEEALQNSDIMINVMNLTRIPGSRFYNVNYFSKDYLSRAKKGLIFINVTRGDIAPESTLMELYDAGLIGGIGVDVFSDEEGFSKALNGKGPFEGNADRVAAKKMLGRALDRSANIYVQPHQGFNSDVAASAKAKETIRHLIAWYGYKKERFDEQLPYYEG, from the coding sequence ATGTCGATATACGATATCATGCATTTCGAGGCACTCGGCGCGGAGTCGGAGCATTTGGACGAAGAAACAAAAAAAGCGCAGCGGGAGGGGAAACTTCCGAAAGGCTTAAAATATTTGATCACCCCGGACAATCTGCAGGACTATCTGAAAAAGAATCCGGAAACAGTGCTTCCGGATATTATCACGACGAAAACCCATTCCGTTTTGCCTCCTGACTATTTGGCGGGAAAAAAGAAAAGCATTATTACAAGGAGCGCAGGTTACGACCATTTTGAACAGCTTGCCGGCGCGGCCAATATCACTTCCCTCCGGGAATACTGTATCAACGCCGTTGCACAGACCGCGATCAAATTTCTGTATGCCGCCGCGGGCTGCCTGAATCACTACACGACAAATACCATTAACTTTGAAAGAAATAAGTCGGTTTCTTTTATGGAGCTGAATGAAAACAGAATCGCGACGGTATTCGGCGTGGGGAAGATCGGGAAAAGGGTTTACGAGCTGGCGGAGGCGAACGGGCTGAAGGCCCAGGCGGTAGACGTCCGGCAGGGTGAGCTGGATTCCCTGTATCACCACAGCGTCCACTTTGTGACAAAGGAAGAGGCGCTCCAAAACAGCGATATCATGATCAATGTGATGAACCTGACCAGGATACCGGGAAGCAGGTTTTACAATGTCAATTATTTTTCTAAAGATTATCTTTCCCGCGCGAAAAAGGGCCTGATCTTTATCAATGTGACAAGAGGCGACATCGCCCCGGAATCCACTCTGATGGAACTGTATGACGCCGGGCTGATTGGCGGAATCGGCGTGGACGTATTCTCCGACGAGGAGGGCTTTTCCAAGGCTTTGAATGGGAAAGGACCGTTTGAAGGCAATGCGGACCGCGTGGCGGCGAAAAAAATGCTCGGCCGGGCGCTGGACCGCAGCGCCAACATTTATGTGCAGCCGCATCAGGGATTCAATTCGGATGTCGCCGCATCTGCGAAGGCAAAGGAAACGATCAGGCATCTGATTGCATGGTACGGATATAAAAAAGAGAGGTTTGACGAACAGCTGCCTTATTATGAGGGCTGA
- a CDS encoding sodium/glutamate symporter — MTLWTVFTDVSFMAGLLLLGQIMRAKIKIFQKLLIPPSLIAGFLALAFGPNGLKVIPFSSSLGTYASVLIVLIFAAMPIGDKPTKEQVSGPTLGGMFFNITGIAVLQYGVGMFLTIYVLNFFYKLNPGFGLMMATGFYGGHGTAAAVGDEYAKLGWKEASALGYTTATVGIVGGIILGIIIINWGARRGYTHYVASPKELPEELRTGLIPPEKQTSSGKLTVSSISLDPLAFHLTLVLVASVAGYYLSKFLAPLIGGVEIPAFCTALLFGFILNAIMNRTGTSKYIDRGSISRISGTSTDFLIISGVGSLQLGIVVKYAIPLIVVCVAGFVINWLWFMLVGAKSSPKDWFERNMMVWGHATGVAATGVLLQRVVDPELKSRGIEDSGIADLFNRPFIVALQVAPPIILMNMASIGAHIVTWVCLGFVALLFVIAYRLKWWVPSKPIPKYREEK; from the coding sequence ATGACTCTATGGACTGTATTCACCGATGTTAGCTTTATGGCGGGCCTTTTATTGCTCGGGCAGATTATGCGTGCCAAAATTAAAATCTTTCAGAAACTTCTTATTCCGCCTTCGCTGATTGCGGGCTTTCTCGCCCTGGCGTTCGGGCCCAACGGATTGAAAGTCATTCCATTCTCGTCCAGCCTGGGTACTTATGCAAGCGTTCTGATTGTCCTGATTTTTGCGGCGATGCCCATTGGCGATAAACCCACGAAAGAACAGGTCTCCGGTCCGACGCTCGGCGGCATGTTTTTCAACATCACGGGAATCGCCGTACTGCAATACGGCGTGGGCATGTTCCTTACTATCTACGTTCTGAACTTTTTCTACAAGCTCAATCCCGGGTTCGGTTTGATGATGGCGACCGGTTTTTACGGCGGTCACGGGACAGCCGCAGCTGTGGGAGACGAGTATGCGAAACTCGGCTGGAAGGAAGCCTCGGCGCTCGGCTACACCACAGCGACGGTTGGAATTGTGGGAGGGATCATCCTCGGCATCATTATTATTAACTGGGGCGCCCGGAGAGGGTATACACATTATGTTGCTTCCCCGAAAGAACTGCCGGAGGAACTGCGCACGGGCCTGATTCCTCCGGAGAAACAGACCTCCAGCGGAAAGCTGACAGTTTCCAGTATCAGCCTTGATCCGCTGGCGTTTCACCTGACTCTTGTTCTGGTAGCGTCCGTTGCGGGCTATTATCTTTCCAAATTCCTTGCGCCTCTGATCGGAGGGGTTGAAATTCCCGCTTTCTGCACAGCGCTGCTTTTCGGGTTTATTCTGAACGCGATTATGAATAGAACAGGGACCAGCAAATACATAGATCGCGGCAGCATCAGCAGAATCAGCGGCACTTCGACGGACTTCCTGATTATTTCCGGCGTCGGCTCCTTACAGCTTGGCATCGTTGTCAAATACGCGATTCCGCTGATTGTGGTTTGTGTTGCCGGCTTTGTGATCAACTGGCTGTGGTTTATGCTTGTCGGAGCAAAGAGTTCGCCGAAGGACTGGTTTGAGCGCAATATGATGGTTTGGGGCCATGCGACCGGAGTGGCGGCTACGGGCGTTTTGCTTCAGCGCGTGGTCGATCCGGAACTGAAATCCAGAGGAATTGAGGACTCCGGTATTGCGGATCTGTTTAACCGTCCGTTTATCGTGGCCCTGCAGGTTGCGCCTCCGATTATTCTGATGAACATGGCATCGATCGGAGCGCACATTGTCACCTGGGTTTGCCTGGGGTTTGTTGCACTTTTATTCGTAATTGCCTATCGGTTGAAATGGTGGGTGCCGTCAAAGCCAATACCGAAATACCGGGAGGAGAAATAA
- a CDS encoding acyl-CoA carboxylase subunit beta gives MSSHEYSMPGYFQNMPVIGKPLRGANEENEAALKKAEAEIGRLATEAEAAGRSDESLRASGQMTARDRIAALVDEGTWRPLNSLYNPAGNEDRSTAILKGLGRIHGKWAVVVASDNKKLAGAWVPGQSENLLRASDTAKCLHIPLVYILNCSGVKLDEQEKVYANRRGGGTPFYRNAELQQLGVPVLVGIYGTNPAGGGYHSISPTILIAHAKANMAVGGAGILGGMNPKGYMDLEGAEQLIKAQSQAKTDPPGSIAVHYSQTGFFREVYTEELGVLEAIKKYMDDIPAYNLDFFRVDDPREPRYDANELYDIVPMNQKKQYNIYDVLGRVFDGSEFSEFKPGYGPEIVAGLAKIDGLLTGVVANVQGLLMQYPEYKRNSVGIGGKLYRQGLIKMNEFVTLCGRDRIPIIWFQDTTGIDVGDDAERAELLGLGQSLIYSIESSGIPQMEITLRKGTAAAHYVMGGPQGNSTNAFSLGTAATEMYVMNGETAAAAMYSRRLVKDQKAGKDLQPTIDKMNEMIGEYDEKSRPKFCAQAGFVDEIVPLPQIRRYAMAFVDSVYQNPESICAFHQMLLPRVIRDFNTYKQG, from the coding sequence ATGAGCAGCCACGAATATTCCATGCCGGGCTATTTTCAGAACATGCCCGTGATCGGCAAGCCGCTCCGCGGGGCCAATGAAGAGAATGAGGCCGCGCTGAAAAAGGCGGAGGCGGAGATCGGGCGTCTGGCCACGGAGGCGGAGGCCGCCGGGCGCTCCGACGAATCCCTGCGCGCCTCCGGCCAGATGACCGCGCGGGACCGCATCGCCGCGCTGGTCGACGAGGGAACCTGGCGTCCGCTGAACAGCCTGTACAATCCGGCCGGGAACGAGGACCGCTCCACCGCGATCCTGAAGGGCCTGGGGCGCATCCACGGCAAATGGGCCGTGGTGGTCGCTTCCGACAACAAGAAGCTGGCGGGGGCCTGGGTGCCCGGCCAGTCGGAAAATCTTCTGCGCGCCTCCGACACCGCCAAATGCCTTCATATTCCGCTCGTCTATATCCTGAACTGCAGCGGGGTGAAGCTGGATGAGCAGGAAAAGGTTTATGCGAACCGCCGCGGGGGCGGGACCCCGTTTTACCGCAATGCCGAGCTGCAGCAGCTGGGCGTTCCCGTTCTCGTGGGCATCTACGGCACCAACCCCGCGGGCGGCGGCTATCACAGCATCAGCCCGACCATCCTGATCGCGCACGCGAAGGCCAATATGGCGGTCGGCGGCGCGGGGATCCTCGGCGGCATGAATCCGAAGGGCTATATGGACCTGGAGGGCGCAGAGCAGCTGATCAAAGCGCAGTCCCAGGCGAAAACGGACCCGCCGGGGTCTATCGCCGTCCATTACAGCCAGACGGGATTTTTCCGCGAGGTTTACACCGAGGAGCTCGGCGTTCTGGAAGCCATTAAAAAGTATATGGACGATATCCCAGCCTACAATCTCGACTTTTTCCGCGTGGATGATCCCCGCGAGCCCCGGTATGACGCCAATGAGCTTTACGATATTGTCCCGATGAACCAGAAGAAGCAGTATAACATCTACGACGTTCTCGGGCGCGTGTTCGACGGCAGCGAATTTTCCGAGTTCAAACCGGGCTACGGCCCCGAGATTGTGGCGGGCCTCGCGAAGATCGACGGCCTTCTGACCGGCGTCGTCGCCAATGTGCAGGGGCTGCTGATGCAGTACCCGGAGTACAAGCGGAATTCGGTCGGGATCGGCGGGAAGCTGTACCGTCAGGGCCTGATCAAAATGAACGAGTTCGTGACGCTCTGCGGGCGCGACCGCATTCCGATCATCTGGTTCCAGGACACCACGGGAATCGACGTGGGCGACGACGCGGAGCGCGCCGAGCTTCTGGGCCTGGGCCAGTCCCTGATCTATTCCATCGAAAGTTCCGGCATTCCCCAGATGGAGATCACCCTCCGGAAAGGGACCGCCGCCGCGCATTATGTCATGGGCGGTCCGCAGGGCAACAGCACCAACGCGTTTTCGCTCGGCACGGCGGCGACCGAAATGTATGTGATGAACGGGGAGACGGCGGCCGCGGCGATGTATTCGAGAAGGCTCGTGAAAGATCAAAAGGCCGGCAAGGATCTTCAGCCGACGATCGACAAAATGAACGAGATGATCGGGGAATACGATGAAAAATCCCGCCCGAAGTTCTGCGCGCAGGCGGGCTTTGTGGATGAGATCGTGCCGTTGCCGCAGATCCGCCGCTACGCCATGGCGTTCGTCGATTCCGTCTATCAGAATCCGGAATCCATCTGCGCGTTCCACCAGATGCTGCTGCCGCGCGTGATCCGCGACTTTAACACTTACAAACAAGGGTAA
- the gctB gene encoding glutaconate CoA-transferase subunit B, protein MADYTNYTNKEMQAVTIAKSIRDGQVVIVGTGLPLIGASLAKRVYAPKCNLIVESGLMDCSPIEVPRSVGDCRFMAHCAVQWPNIRFIGFEANEWLHGTDRLIAFIGGAQIDPYGNVNSTCIGDYHHPATRFTGSGGANGISTYSNTIIMMQHEKRRFMNQIDYVTSPGWIDGPDGRAKKHLPTNRGPQMVVTDRGVMKFDEKTKRMYLAGYYPTSSPEDVLENTGFEIDVSKAVRLEAPDPEVIRMIREEIDPGQAFIKVPQ, encoded by the coding sequence ATGGCTGATTATACAAATTACACCAACAAGGAAATGCAGGCGGTTACCATTGCGAAATCGATCCGCGACGGTCAGGTCGTCATCGTCGGGACAGGGCTTCCGCTGATCGGCGCTTCCCTCGCGAAGCGCGTTTACGCGCCGAAATGCAACCTGATCGTGGAAAGCGGCCTGATGGACTGCTCCCCGATCGAGGTGCCACGCAGCGTGGGCGACTGCCGCTTTATGGCGCACTGCGCCGTCCAGTGGCCGAACATCCGCTTCATCGGCTTTGAGGCGAACGAGTGGCTGCACGGCACGGACCGCCTGATCGCGTTTATCGGCGGCGCGCAGATCGACCCCTACGGCAACGTGAACTCCACCTGCATCGGCGACTACCACCATCCGGCCACCCGTTTCACGGGCAGCGGCGGCGCGAATGGGATTTCCACCTATTCCAATACGATCATCATGATGCAGCATGAAAAACGCCGCTTTATGAACCAGATCGACTATGTCACCAGCCCCGGGTGGATCGACGGGCCGGACGGGCGCGCGAAAAAGCATCTTCCGACCAACCGCGGGCCGCAGATGGTCGTGACGGACCGCGGCGTCATGAAATTTGACGAGAAGACCAAACGCATGTATCTGGCCGGCTATTATCCGACTTCTTCCCCGGAGGACGTCCTTGAGAACACCGGCTTTGAAATCGATGTGTCCAAGGCGGTCCGGCTGGAAGCTCCGGACCCGGAAGTCATCCGCATGATCCGGGAAGAGATCGATCCGGGCCAGGCGTTCATCAAGGTTCCCCAGTGA
- the gctA gene encoding glutaconate CoA-transferase subunit A encodes MGKIYSLSDAISEFVHDGDHLVIGGFTTDRKPYAAVDEILRQGQKDFIGESGPAGGDWDMLIGEGRVKAFNNCYIANSGFTNVCRRFRKAVEEGRLLVEDYSQDVLMLQLHAASLGLPYLPVRLMMGSDLVDKWGISKEERQKIDKLPNDKFVIQDDPFHPGHKVVLCPVPEIDTAVIHVQTASPDGTCRIVGDEFHDVDIAVASKHCVVTCEEIVSNEEIRREPEKNSIPGFCVDAVVLAPYGAHPSQCYGRYDYDKEYFKEYDKASRTDEDFKAFLDKWVYGVKDHGEYLNRLGAVRLAKLKAVPGFGYAVDMTKEGK; translated from the coding sequence TTGGGAAAAATATATTCCTTGTCAGACGCGATTTCAGAGTTTGTTCATGACGGCGATCATCTGGTCATCGGCGGTTTTACGACGGACCGCAAACCGTATGCCGCCGTCGATGAAATCCTTCGGCAGGGGCAGAAGGATTTCATCGGGGAAAGCGGCCCGGCCGGCGGGGACTGGGATATGCTGATCGGGGAAGGGCGCGTGAAAGCGTTCAATAACTGCTACATAGCCAATTCCGGTTTTACCAACGTCTGCCGCCGCTTCCGCAAGGCCGTGGAAGAGGGCAGGCTTCTGGTGGAGGACTATTCCCAGGATGTCCTGATGCTGCAGCTTCACGCCGCCTCCCTGGGCCTTCCCTATCTTCCGGTCCGTCTGATGATGGGTTCCGACCTGGTCGACAAATGGGGCATCAGCAAGGAGGAACGGCAGAAGATCGACAAGCTGCCGAACGATAAATTCGTGATTCAGGACGACCCCTTCCACCCCGGACACAAAGTGGTCCTCTGTCCGGTCCCCGAGATCGACACCGCGGTTATCCACGTCCAGACGGCTTCTCCGGACGGCACATGCCGGATCGTCGGCGATGAATTCCACGACGTTGACATCGCCGTTGCCTCCAAGCACTGCGTCGTCACGTGCGAAGAGATCGTCAGCAACGAAGAGATCCGCAGGGAACCGGAGAAAAACTCCATCCCGGGCTTCTGCGTGGACGCGGTTGTTCTGGCGCCTTACGGCGCGCATCCCTCCCAGTGCTACGGGAGGTACGACTACGACAAAGAGTACTTTAAGGAGTATGACAAGGCGAGCAGGACCGACGAGGATTTCAAAGCGTTCCTGGACAAATGGGTTTACGGCGTGAAGGACCACGGCGAATATCTGAACAGGCTCGGAGCGGTGCGCCTGGCGAAACTGAAGGCTGTTCCCGGTTTTGGGTATGCGGTTGACATGACCAAGGAGGGCAAATGA
- a CDS encoding sodium ion-translocating decarboxylase subunit beta has product MNFFSVMGTLLKESGFAAFTWQSGVMILISFVLMYLAIAKKFEPLLLLPIAFGMFLANLPLSGIMTEATPWYRSGLISIIYYGIKSDLFPCLIFMGVGAMTDFGPLIAYPVSLLLGAAAQFGVYVAFILANATGLFTPAQAAAIGIIGGADGPTSIFLANNLAPTLVAPIAVAAYSYMALIPLIQPPIMRLLTTKKERAVKMGQLRKVGKTEKIVFPVFVVLLCVLLLPSVAPLIGMLMLGNLFRESGVVERLSQTAQNELCNIVTIMLGLSVGATANGELFLRAQTLAIIAMGLIAFSFSTAGGLLLGKLLYLITHGKVNPLIGSAGVSAVPMAARVSQVEGRKANPANFLLMHAMGPNVAGVIGTAVAAGFFMMVFGK; this is encoded by the coding sequence ATGAATTTTTTTTCCGTTATGGGGACGCTTCTCAAGGAATCCGGCTTCGCGGCGTTTACCTGGCAGAGCGGGGTCATGATCCTGATTTCCTTTGTCCTCATGTATCTTGCGATTGCTAAAAAGTTTGAGCCTTTGCTTTTGCTTCCGATCGCCTTCGGAATGTTCCTTGCCAACCTTCCGCTCTCGGGAATCATGACGGAAGCGACCCCGTGGTACCGTTCCGGTTTGATCAGCATCATTTATTACGGAATCAAAAGCGATCTGTTTCCGTGCCTGATCTTCATGGGGGTGGGGGCGATGACCGATTTCGGGCCGCTGATCGCGTACCCCGTCAGCCTGCTTCTCGGCGCGGCGGCTCAGTTCGGAGTCTATGTGGCGTTCATCCTCGCCAACGCGACAGGGCTGTTCACTCCGGCGCAGGCTGCGGCAATCGGCATTATCGGCGGCGCGGACGGCCCGACTTCCATTTTTCTCGCGAACAACCTTGCGCCGACTCTGGTCGCGCCGATCGCGGTGGCCGCCTATTCGTATATGGCGCTGATCCCTCTGATCCAGCCGCCGATCATGCGTCTGCTGACGACAAAAAAAGAGCGGGCCGTCAAAATGGGCCAGCTCCGAAAGGTCGGCAAAACGGAGAAGATTGTTTTCCCGGTGTTCGTCGTTCTGCTGTGCGTGCTGCTTCTGCCGTCCGTGGCGCCGCTGATCGGCATGCTGATGCTGGGCAACCTCTTCCGCGAATCCGGTGTGGTGGAACGGCTTTCACAAACGGCCCAGAACGAGCTGTGCAATATTGTGACGATTATGCTGGGGCTCAGCGTGGGAGCGACCGCGAACGGGGAGCTTTTCCTGCGCGCTCAGACCCTGGCGATCATCGCGATGGGGCTGATCGCTTTCAGCTTCTCCACAGCGGGCGGTCTGCTGCTCGGCAAGCTCCTTTATCTCATCACCCACGGCAAAGTCAACCCGCTGATCGGTTCCGCCGGCGTTTCCGCCGTGCCGATGGCCGCCCGCGTGTCCCAGGTGGAGGGCCGGAAGGCGAACCCGGCCAATTTCCTTCTGATGCACGCGATGGGTCCCAATGTGGCCGGGGTGATCGGAACGGCTGTCGCCGCGGGATTTTTTATGATGGTTTTCGGTAAGTAA
- a CDS encoding biotin/lipoyl-containing protein, with product MKYIVTLNGKRYEVEVEKEESGFNPLPRSAGAFPAARPVPAPAPAAPQAPAPAAASAGSWDVTSPMPGSILDVRVSAGDAVKEGQVLLLLEAMKMENEIVSPRDGTVAAVPVKKGDMVDTDQTLVTLK from the coding sequence ATGAAATACATAGTTACCCTGAACGGCAAAAGATATGAGGTGGAAGTCGAAAAAGAGGAGAGCGGGTTCAATCCCCTTCCGAGGTCCGCAGGTGCGTTTCCGGCAGCCCGGCCGGTTCCCGCTCCGGCCCCGGCCGCTCCGCAGGCTCCGGCGCCCGCGGCGGCTTCCGCCGGATCCTGGGATGTGACAAGCCCCATGCCTGGTTCGATTCTGGACGTCAGGGTTTCCGCCGGCGACGCCGTCAAGGAGGGACAGGTGCTGCTTTTGCTGGAAGCCATGAAGATGGAAAACGAAATCGTCTCGCCCCGCGACGGGACGGTCGCCGCCGTTCCGGTGAAAAAGGGCGACATGGTGGATACCGACCAGACCCTTGTAACTTTGAAATAA